From Centropristis striata isolate RG_2023a ecotype Rhode Island chromosome 16, C.striata_1.0, whole genome shotgun sequence, a single genomic window includes:
- the ubr1 gene encoding E3 ubiquitin-protein ligase UBR1 isoform X1: MAEGEKSPDGLELSKEWLEATDSRAELFRYLKEQVPQIFCLKKESSPQEEEELMQSRLLHPLECFLFGEDPEEGLEKLKQGSSSSQLCGRVFKEGETVYSCRDCAIDPTCVLCMDCFQDSVHKTHRYKMHASSGGGFCDCGDVEAWKIGPCCSKHDPGAATAMVTDECVLEPEIYERAEKLFRILLHYVTDFLVWEESFDLSAELQPRTKDNAYYCVLYNDEHHSYDHVIYTLQRSVNCDQAEAQTHTALIDKEGRRAVKRGTLRTCQQAKDLIRSNSEHISLQPLRVEILHAAVMAHQTFVLRLGPWFQKIIGYSVGFRQAFCQVALESDTDGDQPCLISRLMLHDGRMYKGARKIVHELIFCSMLMETEFKRLFAIEFTKHYKQLQKDFIVDDHERSISITALSVQIFTVPTLARQLIEECNVIIVIVGTVMELLREHLDDNNRFFFLGYNSDKFARIQVIFHDLRYILISKPSIWTEELRREFMEGFKVFLGLLRCMQGMEEVKRQFGQHIAVEPEWEAGFSLQIQLRHILAMFQDWCSSDDEILLLAFKECHKVLMQCNNQPFHREATDYYMCKHILNVRPYKVSQEPVSIHLPISRLLAGLYVLLCRTGAAERLDDPESFDHTQLAEHPLRCVVLAAQVSAEMWRRNGLSLVSQVYYYQDVKCRDEMYDKDILMLQIAASKMDANHFLMLILLRFELFDYFNGSCSSKDQDELIQWNRLTEEMLYLIIVIVGERYVPGISQVTKEDVTMREVIHLLCIEPMAHSSLVKGLPENESHETGLETVITKVATFKKPGVSGHGMYEVKKDRLAEFNPFFYHYSRSQHSKAEESQKKRRTQEGNDKALRPPVPPPFCPAFSSIVRVLCCDIIIHVLRRVLQRAAEDRATHWTEAMIQRALHLIGQALLEEKMQLEDSTEEEVTFDFSLKARRIGSEHGKSVFLLLSKIKAVPSLEAQKDMVKWVLQMFEIVKCLREKSSPTASMSVDTTKPEESAQDKEKAERKRKAEAAKLHRQKIMAQMSAMQKNFIESNKMLYDNMPESGTQGEPVQSAESSAMEHRELCIAIGPHRGSSPAEREVLTCILCQEEQEVVAQAPAMVLTACVQRSTVLTQCRGKIPTIKADGTGTLYPLFMSPDLAVGTHTGSCGHVMHATCWQKYFEAVQNMTRNRLHAELIIDLENGEYLCPLCKSLCNTVVPLIPFEPLTFNYENAEIIGQHLTLPRWIQIISARIKGLKSVTQDNDCNTEGSSVDGDAGLCGEGQPDFRSILSYGVQEPRKFSDSIVEMLVVCATTVHRVGLQTAPNELCPRVPLMAWNTCAFTIQAIENILQEEGKPLVGSLQNRQLAGLKAIVQFAAAQRLKSYQAVIQRHFNNMLGVLLPGLGRKNTPSLLEVDFFHLLVGLVLSVPSLYQEEAVDLQPSAVSAAYNHLHILHLVTMAHMLQVLLSSTDFPAVAGEETEETRAASELYATVAQHTERLIPDVSGSSVAERVKRGIEPFLRCAALFFNCLTGVHPPEELSSTAVTSQGQMEALCSFLALPSNLFQLFQEHRDAVTPLLQRWCGSPAVTKALKGKSQTVRYPRRRNRLIDLPEDYSALLNQASHFQCPKSTDDDRKHPTLCLFCGAMLCSQSSCCLSQLDGEDVGACTAHAATCGAGVGMFLRIRECEIVLMASKTRGSTYPAPYLDDYGETDPHLGRGNPLHLCPERYRKLNQLWQQHCILEEIARSLEVVNVMFAFEWQML; the protein is encoded by the exons GAATGGCTGGAGGCTACAGACAGCAGGGCGGAGCTGTTCCGCTACCTGAAGGAGCAGGTGCCACAGATCTTCTGCTTGAAGAAGGAGTCCAGCcctcaggaggaagaggagctgaTGCAGAGCCGACTCCTTCACCCTCTGGAGTGCTTCCTGTTTGGAGAGGATCCTGAGGAGGGTCTGGAGAAGCTCAAGCAGGGCAGCAGCTCCTCCCAGCTCTGTGGACGTGTCTTCAAAGAGGGAGAGACTGTCTACTCCTGCAG AGATTGTGCAATAGATCCCACCTGTGTCCTGTGCATGGACTGCTTCCAGGATAGCGTGCACAAAACCCACCGTTACAAG ATGCACGCGTCATCAGGCGGGGGCTTCTGTGATTGTGGGGATGTAGAGGCCTGGAAGATTGGCCCCTGTTGCTCCAAACACGACCCAGGGGCAGCCACTGCCATGGTAACG GATGAGTGTGTGTTGGAGCCGGAGATATACGAGCGAGCTGAGAAGCTGTTCCGGATACTTCTGCACTACGTCACAGATTTCTTGGTGTGGGAGGAGAGCTTCGACCTATCAGCTGAACTCCAGCCTCG GACAAAAGACAATGCATACTACTGTGTGCTGTACAATGATGAGCACCACTCGTACGACCATGTGATCTACACCCTGCAGCGTTCTGTTAACTGTGATCAGGCcgaggcacagacacacacagcacttATTGACAAGGag GGTCGGCGGGCAGTAAAGAGAGGAACCCTTCGTACCTGCCAGCAAGCAAAAGATCTCATCAGG TCCAACTCCGAGCACATTTCCCTGCAGCCACTCCGGGTGGAGATCCTTCACGCAGCAGTAATGGCTCATCAAACTTTTGTTCTGCGCCTCGGCCCCTGGTTCCAAAAAATTATTGGTTACTCAG tgGGCTTCAGGCAGGCCTTCTGTCAGGTGGCACTAGAGTCCGACACAGATGGAGACCAGCCATGCCTCATCAGCAGACTCATGCTGCACGATGGCAGAATGTACAAAG GAGCTCGCAAGATAGTACATGAACTGATTTTCTGTAGCATGCTGATGGAGACGGAGTTCAAGAGGCTTTTTGCGATTGAGTTTACCAAG CACTATAAGCAGCTGCAGAAGGACTTCATAGTTGATGACCACGAGAGGAGTATATCCATCACTGCTCTGTCTGTCCAGATATTCACTGTGCCCACTTTG GCCAGACAGCTCATCGAAGAGTGTAATGTCATTATAGTGATAGTTGGTACAGTGATGGAACTGCTGCGTGAACATCTGGATGACAACAATCGCTTCTTCTTCCTTGGCTACAACTCCGACAAGTTTGCACGTATCCAGGTCATCTTCCACGACCTCAG GTATATTCTGATCAGTAAACCCTCAATTTGGACCGAAGAGCTGCGGAGAGAGTTCATGGAGGGATTCAAAGTCTTCCTTGGGCTTCTCAGATGCATGCAG GGGATGGAGGAGGTGAAGCGCCAGTTTGGTCAACACATTGCAGTCGAGCCAGAATGGGAGGCTGGCTTTTCTCTGCAGATCCAGCTACGCCACATCCTTGCAATGTTTCAGGACTGGTGTTCCTCTGAT GACGAGATCCTGCTGCTTGCATTTAAAGAGTGCCACAAAGTCCTGATGCAGTGCAATAACCAGCCCTTCCACCGGGAGGCCACTGACTACTACATGTGCAAGCACATCCTCAATGTTCGTCCATACAAAGTGTCTCAGGAGCCTGTCAGCATACATCTGCCCATCTCCAGGTTGCTGGCTG GCCTGTATGTGCTGCTGTGCAGAACAGGGGCAGCTGAGCGTCTGGATGATCCT GAGAGCTTTGACCACACCCAGCTGGCAGAGCATCCTCTGCGCTGTGTGGTGCTGGCTGCACAGGTCTCAGCTGAAATGTGGCGGAGAAATGGGCTCTCTTTGGTCAGCCAG GTCTACTACTATCAGGATGTAAAATGCAGGGATGAGATGTACGATAAGGACATTCTCATGCTTCAG ATAGCTGCTTCCAAAATGGATGCCAACCACTTCCTCATGCTGATCTTGTTGAGATTTGAGCtctttgattattttaatgGAAGTTGTTCAAGCAAAGACCAG GATGAACTGATACAGTGGAACCGCTTGACAGAAGAGATGCTGTACCTCATCATCGTCATCGTTG GTGAGCGATACGTCCCCGGGATCAGTCAAGTGACTAAAGAGGACGTGACAATGAGGGAGGTTATCCACCTGCTGTGCATTGAACCCATGGCTCATAGTAGCCTGGTCAAAGGTCTGCCAGAGAAC GAGAGCCATGAAACAGGCCTGGAGACTGTTATTACCAAAGTTGCCACTTTCAA GAAACCAGGGGTTTCAGGGCACGGAATGTATGAAGTGAAAAAAGATCGTCTGGCAGAATTCAACCCTTTCTTCTACCATTATTCAAGATCACAGCATAGCAAG GCAGAAGAGtcacagaagaagaggaggactcAGGAAGGCAACGACAAAG CTCTGCGTCCTCCGGTCCCCCCACCCTTCTGCCCGGCTTTCTCCAGCATAGTGCGTGTGCTCTGCTGCGACATAATCATCCACGTCCTGAGACGCGTCCTGCAGAGGGCTGCAGAGGACCGGGCCACTCACTGGACAGAAGCCATGATCCAGAGG GCCCTGCACTTAATAGGTCAGGCACTGCTTGAAGAGAAAATGCAGCTTGAAGATAGCACTGAGGAGGAAGTGACCTTCGATTTCAGCCTCAAGGCCCGCA GAATTGGCTCAGAGCACGGGAAGTCAGTGTTTCTTCTGTTGTCCAAAATTAAGGCTGTTCCTTCCCTTGAAGCTCAAAAAGACATGGTCAAATGGGTTCTACAG ATGTTTGAGATTGTGAAGTGCCTTAGAGAGAAGTCGAGTCCAACAGCCTCCATGAGCGTGGACACAACCAAGCCAGAGGAG AGTGCTCAGGACAAAGAGAAAGCTGAGCGCAAAAGAAAGGCAGAGGCAGCCAAACTCCACCGGCAGAAGATTATGGCCCAGATGTCGGCAATGCAGAAAAACTTCATCGAGTCAAACAAGATGTTGTATGACAACATGCCAGAGAGTGGGACACAGGGAGAGCCTGTCCAGTCTGCTGAGAG CTCTGCCATGGAGCATAGGGAGCTGTGCATAGCCATCGGGCCCCATCGAGGCTCCTCTCCGGCTGAGAGGGAAGTGCTCACCTGTATTCTTTGTCAGGAAGAACAGGAAGTTGTGGCCCAGGCTCCAGCCATGGTGCTGACTGCGTGTGTCCAGAGGTCCACAGTGCTCACACAGTGCAGAGGAAAGATACCAACCATTAAGGCAGATG GAACGGGGACATTATACCCCCTATTCATGTCTCCTGATCTGGCAGTTGGGACCCACACAGGCAGCTGTGGACATGTGATGCATGCCACATGTTGGCAGAA GTATTTTGAGGCTGTTCAGAATATGACCAGGAACCGGCTCCATGCTGAGCTGATCATCGACCTGGAGAATGGGGAGTACTTGTGTCCCCTGTGCAAGTCTCTGTGCAACACCGTTGTCCCTCTCATCCCATTTGAACCACTAACGTTTAACTA TGAAAATGCAGAGATAATTGGACAGCATTTGACCCTGCCTCGCTGGATCCAGATCATCTCTGCCAGGATTAAAGGACTCAAGTCAGTCACTCAGGACAACG ATTGCAACACAGAAGGCAGCAGTGTCGATGGGGACGCGGGGCTGTGTGGAGAGGGCCAGCCAGACTTTAGATCCATTTTGAGCTACGGAGTACAAGAACC GAGGAAATTCTCCGACAGCATAGTGGAGATGCTGGTTGTTTGTGCCACCACAGTCCACAGGGTGGGACTGCAGACAGCGCCCAATGAGCTGTGCCCACGTGTGCCCCTTATGGCTTGGAATACATGTGCCTTCACGATTCAGGCCATAG aaaACATATTGCAGGAAGAGGGCAAGCCACTCGTTGGATCGTTACAAAACAGACAG CTCGCAGGTCTGAAAGCAATCGTTCAGTTTGCAGCAGCACAGAGACTCAAGAGCTACCAGGCTGTCATTCAAAGGCACTTTAACAACATGTTGGGGG TGTTGCTACCAGGCCTGGGCAGAAAGAACACCCCTTCTCTTCTGGAGGTGGACTTCTTCCATCTTCTG GTGGGGCTGGTGTTGTCTGTCCCCTCGCTGTATCAGGAGGAGGCTGTAGACTTGCAGCCGTCTGCTGTCAGTGCTGCTTACAACCACCTGCACATCCTGCATCTGGTCACCATGGCCCACATGCTGCAGGTCCTCCTTTCCTCTACAG ATTTCCCCGCGGTAGCAGGAGAGGAGACGGAGGAGACGAGAGCAGCATCAGAGCTGTATGCTACAGTGGCACAACACACTGAAAG GCTTATTCCAGACGTGTCCGGCAGCTCTGTGGCAGAAAGAGTGAAGAGAGGAATCGAACCTTTCCTGCGCTGTGCTGCTCTTTTTTTCAATTGCCTTACAGGAGTACATCCTCCAGAGGAGCTTTCTAGTACTGCTG TTACCTCTCAAGGACAGATGGAGGCGCTATGTAGCTTCTTGGCACTACCCTCCAACCTGTTCCAGCTCTTCCAGGAGCACAGAGACGCTGTTACTCCGCTGCTGCAGAG gTGGTGTGGGAGCCCAGCTGTTACCAAAGCCCTAAAAGGCAAAAGCCAGACAGTCAG ATACCCAAGAAGAAGGAACCGTTTGATTGACCTTCCTGAGGATTACAGTGCTCTCCTCAATCAAGCCAGCCATTTTCA ATGCCCCAAGTCTACAGATGATGACAGGAAGCATCCGACCCTGTGCCTGTTCTGTGGGGCCATGCTGTGCTCTCAGAGCTCCTGCTGTCTCAGCCAGCTGGATGGAGAGGATGTGGGAGCTTGCACCGCCCACGCTGCTACCTGTGGTGCTGGAGTGGGCATGTTCCTCAG AATAAGAGAGTGTGAAATTGTACTGATGGCCAGTAAGACACGAGGAAGCACCTACCCTGCTCCTTACCTGGACGATTATGGGGAGACTGATCCCCATCTTGG AAGGGGCAATCCACTGCACCTTTGCCCAGAGCGCTACAGGAAGTTGAACCAGCTGTGGCAGCAGCACTGCATCCTGGAAGAAATCGCCCGCAGCCTGGAGGTGGTCAACGTTATGTTTGCCTTTGAGTGGCAGATGTTGTGA
- the ubr1 gene encoding E3 ubiquitin-protein ligase UBR1 isoform X2 has product MAEGEKSPDGLELSKEWLEATDSRAELFRYLKEQVPQIFCLKKESSPQEEEELMQSRLLHPLECFLFGEDPEEGLEKLKQGSSSSQLCGRVFKEGETVYSCRDCAIDPTCVLCMDCFQDSVHKTHRYKMHASSGGGFCDCGDVEAWKIGPCCSKHDPGAATAMDECVLEPEIYERAEKLFRILLHYVTDFLVWEESFDLSAELQPRTKDNAYYCVLYNDEHHSYDHVIYTLQRSVNCDQAEAQTHTALIDKEGRRAVKRGTLRTCQQAKDLIRSNSEHISLQPLRVEILHAAVMAHQTFVLRLGPWFQKIIGYSVGFRQAFCQVALESDTDGDQPCLISRLMLHDGRMYKGARKIVHELIFCSMLMETEFKRLFAIEFTKHYKQLQKDFIVDDHERSISITALSVQIFTVPTLARQLIEECNVIIVIVGTVMELLREHLDDNNRFFFLGYNSDKFARIQVIFHDLRYILISKPSIWTEELRREFMEGFKVFLGLLRCMQGMEEVKRQFGQHIAVEPEWEAGFSLQIQLRHILAMFQDWCSSDDEILLLAFKECHKVLMQCNNQPFHREATDYYMCKHILNVRPYKVSQEPVSIHLPISRLLAGLYVLLCRTGAAERLDDPESFDHTQLAEHPLRCVVLAAQVSAEMWRRNGLSLVSQVYYYQDVKCRDEMYDKDILMLQIAASKMDANHFLMLILLRFELFDYFNGSCSSKDQDELIQWNRLTEEMLYLIIVIVGERYVPGISQVTKEDVTMREVIHLLCIEPMAHSSLVKGLPENESHETGLETVITKVATFKKPGVSGHGMYEVKKDRLAEFNPFFYHYSRSQHSKAEESQKKRRTQEGNDKALRPPVPPPFCPAFSSIVRVLCCDIIIHVLRRVLQRAAEDRATHWTEAMIQRALHLIGQALLEEKMQLEDSTEEEVTFDFSLKARRIGSEHGKSVFLLLSKIKAVPSLEAQKDMVKWVLQMFEIVKCLREKSSPTASMSVDTTKPEESAQDKEKAERKRKAEAAKLHRQKIMAQMSAMQKNFIESNKMLYDNMPESGTQGEPVQSAESSAMEHRELCIAIGPHRGSSPAEREVLTCILCQEEQEVVAQAPAMVLTACVQRSTVLTQCRGKIPTIKADGTGTLYPLFMSPDLAVGTHTGSCGHVMHATCWQKYFEAVQNMTRNRLHAELIIDLENGEYLCPLCKSLCNTVVPLIPFEPLTFNYENAEIIGQHLTLPRWIQIISARIKGLKSVTQDNDCNTEGSSVDGDAGLCGEGQPDFRSILSYGVQEPRKFSDSIVEMLVVCATTVHRVGLQTAPNELCPRVPLMAWNTCAFTIQAIENILQEEGKPLVGSLQNRQLAGLKAIVQFAAAQRLKSYQAVIQRHFNNMLGVLLPGLGRKNTPSLLEVDFFHLLVGLVLSVPSLYQEEAVDLQPSAVSAAYNHLHILHLVTMAHMLQVLLSSTDFPAVAGEETEETRAASELYATVAQHTERLIPDVSGSSVAERVKRGIEPFLRCAALFFNCLTGVHPPEELSSTAVTSQGQMEALCSFLALPSNLFQLFQEHRDAVTPLLQRWCGSPAVTKALKGKSQTVRYPRRRNRLIDLPEDYSALLNQASHFQCPKSTDDDRKHPTLCLFCGAMLCSQSSCCLSQLDGEDVGACTAHAATCGAGVGMFLRIRECEIVLMASKTRGSTYPAPYLDDYGETDPHLGRGNPLHLCPERYRKLNQLWQQHCILEEIARSLEVVNVMFAFEWQML; this is encoded by the exons GAATGGCTGGAGGCTACAGACAGCAGGGCGGAGCTGTTCCGCTACCTGAAGGAGCAGGTGCCACAGATCTTCTGCTTGAAGAAGGAGTCCAGCcctcaggaggaagaggagctgaTGCAGAGCCGACTCCTTCACCCTCTGGAGTGCTTCCTGTTTGGAGAGGATCCTGAGGAGGGTCTGGAGAAGCTCAAGCAGGGCAGCAGCTCCTCCCAGCTCTGTGGACGTGTCTTCAAAGAGGGAGAGACTGTCTACTCCTGCAG AGATTGTGCAATAGATCCCACCTGTGTCCTGTGCATGGACTGCTTCCAGGATAGCGTGCACAAAACCCACCGTTACAAG ATGCACGCGTCATCAGGCGGGGGCTTCTGTGATTGTGGGGATGTAGAGGCCTGGAAGATTGGCCCCTGTTGCTCCAAACACGACCCAGGGGCAGCCACTGCCATG GATGAGTGTGTGTTGGAGCCGGAGATATACGAGCGAGCTGAGAAGCTGTTCCGGATACTTCTGCACTACGTCACAGATTTCTTGGTGTGGGAGGAGAGCTTCGACCTATCAGCTGAACTCCAGCCTCG GACAAAAGACAATGCATACTACTGTGTGCTGTACAATGATGAGCACCACTCGTACGACCATGTGATCTACACCCTGCAGCGTTCTGTTAACTGTGATCAGGCcgaggcacagacacacacagcacttATTGACAAGGag GGTCGGCGGGCAGTAAAGAGAGGAACCCTTCGTACCTGCCAGCAAGCAAAAGATCTCATCAGG TCCAACTCCGAGCACATTTCCCTGCAGCCACTCCGGGTGGAGATCCTTCACGCAGCAGTAATGGCTCATCAAACTTTTGTTCTGCGCCTCGGCCCCTGGTTCCAAAAAATTATTGGTTACTCAG tgGGCTTCAGGCAGGCCTTCTGTCAGGTGGCACTAGAGTCCGACACAGATGGAGACCAGCCATGCCTCATCAGCAGACTCATGCTGCACGATGGCAGAATGTACAAAG GAGCTCGCAAGATAGTACATGAACTGATTTTCTGTAGCATGCTGATGGAGACGGAGTTCAAGAGGCTTTTTGCGATTGAGTTTACCAAG CACTATAAGCAGCTGCAGAAGGACTTCATAGTTGATGACCACGAGAGGAGTATATCCATCACTGCTCTGTCTGTCCAGATATTCACTGTGCCCACTTTG GCCAGACAGCTCATCGAAGAGTGTAATGTCATTATAGTGATAGTTGGTACAGTGATGGAACTGCTGCGTGAACATCTGGATGACAACAATCGCTTCTTCTTCCTTGGCTACAACTCCGACAAGTTTGCACGTATCCAGGTCATCTTCCACGACCTCAG GTATATTCTGATCAGTAAACCCTCAATTTGGACCGAAGAGCTGCGGAGAGAGTTCATGGAGGGATTCAAAGTCTTCCTTGGGCTTCTCAGATGCATGCAG GGGATGGAGGAGGTGAAGCGCCAGTTTGGTCAACACATTGCAGTCGAGCCAGAATGGGAGGCTGGCTTTTCTCTGCAGATCCAGCTACGCCACATCCTTGCAATGTTTCAGGACTGGTGTTCCTCTGAT GACGAGATCCTGCTGCTTGCATTTAAAGAGTGCCACAAAGTCCTGATGCAGTGCAATAACCAGCCCTTCCACCGGGAGGCCACTGACTACTACATGTGCAAGCACATCCTCAATGTTCGTCCATACAAAGTGTCTCAGGAGCCTGTCAGCATACATCTGCCCATCTCCAGGTTGCTGGCTG GCCTGTATGTGCTGCTGTGCAGAACAGGGGCAGCTGAGCGTCTGGATGATCCT GAGAGCTTTGACCACACCCAGCTGGCAGAGCATCCTCTGCGCTGTGTGGTGCTGGCTGCACAGGTCTCAGCTGAAATGTGGCGGAGAAATGGGCTCTCTTTGGTCAGCCAG GTCTACTACTATCAGGATGTAAAATGCAGGGATGAGATGTACGATAAGGACATTCTCATGCTTCAG ATAGCTGCTTCCAAAATGGATGCCAACCACTTCCTCATGCTGATCTTGTTGAGATTTGAGCtctttgattattttaatgGAAGTTGTTCAAGCAAAGACCAG GATGAACTGATACAGTGGAACCGCTTGACAGAAGAGATGCTGTACCTCATCATCGTCATCGTTG GTGAGCGATACGTCCCCGGGATCAGTCAAGTGACTAAAGAGGACGTGACAATGAGGGAGGTTATCCACCTGCTGTGCATTGAACCCATGGCTCATAGTAGCCTGGTCAAAGGTCTGCCAGAGAAC GAGAGCCATGAAACAGGCCTGGAGACTGTTATTACCAAAGTTGCCACTTTCAA GAAACCAGGGGTTTCAGGGCACGGAATGTATGAAGTGAAAAAAGATCGTCTGGCAGAATTCAACCCTTTCTTCTACCATTATTCAAGATCACAGCATAGCAAG GCAGAAGAGtcacagaagaagaggaggactcAGGAAGGCAACGACAAAG CTCTGCGTCCTCCGGTCCCCCCACCCTTCTGCCCGGCTTTCTCCAGCATAGTGCGTGTGCTCTGCTGCGACATAATCATCCACGTCCTGAGACGCGTCCTGCAGAGGGCTGCAGAGGACCGGGCCACTCACTGGACAGAAGCCATGATCCAGAGG GCCCTGCACTTAATAGGTCAGGCACTGCTTGAAGAGAAAATGCAGCTTGAAGATAGCACTGAGGAGGAAGTGACCTTCGATTTCAGCCTCAAGGCCCGCA GAATTGGCTCAGAGCACGGGAAGTCAGTGTTTCTTCTGTTGTCCAAAATTAAGGCTGTTCCTTCCCTTGAAGCTCAAAAAGACATGGTCAAATGGGTTCTACAG ATGTTTGAGATTGTGAAGTGCCTTAGAGAGAAGTCGAGTCCAACAGCCTCCATGAGCGTGGACACAACCAAGCCAGAGGAG AGTGCTCAGGACAAAGAGAAAGCTGAGCGCAAAAGAAAGGCAGAGGCAGCCAAACTCCACCGGCAGAAGATTATGGCCCAGATGTCGGCAATGCAGAAAAACTTCATCGAGTCAAACAAGATGTTGTATGACAACATGCCAGAGAGTGGGACACAGGGAGAGCCTGTCCAGTCTGCTGAGAG CTCTGCCATGGAGCATAGGGAGCTGTGCATAGCCATCGGGCCCCATCGAGGCTCCTCTCCGGCTGAGAGGGAAGTGCTCACCTGTATTCTTTGTCAGGAAGAACAGGAAGTTGTGGCCCAGGCTCCAGCCATGGTGCTGACTGCGTGTGTCCAGAGGTCCACAGTGCTCACACAGTGCAGAGGAAAGATACCAACCATTAAGGCAGATG GAACGGGGACATTATACCCCCTATTCATGTCTCCTGATCTGGCAGTTGGGACCCACACAGGCAGCTGTGGACATGTGATGCATGCCACATGTTGGCAGAA GTATTTTGAGGCTGTTCAGAATATGACCAGGAACCGGCTCCATGCTGAGCTGATCATCGACCTGGAGAATGGGGAGTACTTGTGTCCCCTGTGCAAGTCTCTGTGCAACACCGTTGTCCCTCTCATCCCATTTGAACCACTAACGTTTAACTA TGAAAATGCAGAGATAATTGGACAGCATTTGACCCTGCCTCGCTGGATCCAGATCATCTCTGCCAGGATTAAAGGACTCAAGTCAGTCACTCAGGACAACG ATTGCAACACAGAAGGCAGCAGTGTCGATGGGGACGCGGGGCTGTGTGGAGAGGGCCAGCCAGACTTTAGATCCATTTTGAGCTACGGAGTACAAGAACC GAGGAAATTCTCCGACAGCATAGTGGAGATGCTGGTTGTTTGTGCCACCACAGTCCACAGGGTGGGACTGCAGACAGCGCCCAATGAGCTGTGCCCACGTGTGCCCCTTATGGCTTGGAATACATGTGCCTTCACGATTCAGGCCATAG aaaACATATTGCAGGAAGAGGGCAAGCCACTCGTTGGATCGTTACAAAACAGACAG CTCGCAGGTCTGAAAGCAATCGTTCAGTTTGCAGCAGCACAGAGACTCAAGAGCTACCAGGCTGTCATTCAAAGGCACTTTAACAACATGTTGGGGG TGTTGCTACCAGGCCTGGGCAGAAAGAACACCCCTTCTCTTCTGGAGGTGGACTTCTTCCATCTTCTG GTGGGGCTGGTGTTGTCTGTCCCCTCGCTGTATCAGGAGGAGGCTGTAGACTTGCAGCCGTCTGCTGTCAGTGCTGCTTACAACCACCTGCACATCCTGCATCTGGTCACCATGGCCCACATGCTGCAGGTCCTCCTTTCCTCTACAG ATTTCCCCGCGGTAGCAGGAGAGGAGACGGAGGAGACGAGAGCAGCATCAGAGCTGTATGCTACAGTGGCACAACACACTGAAAG GCTTATTCCAGACGTGTCCGGCAGCTCTGTGGCAGAAAGAGTGAAGAGAGGAATCGAACCTTTCCTGCGCTGTGCTGCTCTTTTTTTCAATTGCCTTACAGGAGTACATCCTCCAGAGGAGCTTTCTAGTACTGCTG TTACCTCTCAAGGACAGATGGAGGCGCTATGTAGCTTCTTGGCACTACCCTCCAACCTGTTCCAGCTCTTCCAGGAGCACAGAGACGCTGTTACTCCGCTGCTGCAGAG gTGGTGTGGGAGCCCAGCTGTTACCAAAGCCCTAAAAGGCAAAAGCCAGACAGTCAG ATACCCAAGAAGAAGGAACCGTTTGATTGACCTTCCTGAGGATTACAGTGCTCTCCTCAATCAAGCCAGCCATTTTCA ATGCCCCAAGTCTACAGATGATGACAGGAAGCATCCGACCCTGTGCCTGTTCTGTGGGGCCATGCTGTGCTCTCAGAGCTCCTGCTGTCTCAGCCAGCTGGATGGAGAGGATGTGGGAGCTTGCACCGCCCACGCTGCTACCTGTGGTGCTGGAGTGGGCATGTTCCTCAG AATAAGAGAGTGTGAAATTGTACTGATGGCCAGTAAGACACGAGGAAGCACCTACCCTGCTCCTTACCTGGACGATTATGGGGAGACTGATCCCCATCTTGG AAGGGGCAATCCACTGCACCTTTGCCCAGAGCGCTACAGGAAGTTGAACCAGCTGTGGCAGCAGCACTGCATCCTGGAAGAAATCGCCCGCAGCCTGGAGGTGGTCAACGTTATGTTTGCCTTTGAGTGGCAGATGTTGTGA